The following proteins are co-located in the Heliorestis convoluta genome:
- a CDS encoding NYN domain-containing protein, giving the protein MQDILIVDGYNVLNAWPDLIELKGQSFEHAREKLIDLLAEYGALQGLEVLIVFDAHLVKGGLERIEKVSGLKVVYTKEDETADRYIERLLGRYASRRNVWVATGDAVEQSMALGRGACRVTVRELYHQVKVASKDRKKHYRPPVEENHLDGRLSEDIRRRLERMRREKW; this is encoded by the coding sequence ATGCAAGACATTCTCATCGTTGATGGTTACAACGTGCTCAATGCCTGGCCAGATCTAATAGAGCTGAAAGGGCAAAGCTTTGAGCATGCTAGAGAAAAGCTGATAGATTTACTGGCTGAATATGGAGCTTTACAAGGTCTTGAAGTCCTTATCGTCTTTGATGCCCACCTGGTAAAAGGTGGGTTAGAGAGGATTGAAAAAGTATCTGGTCTCAAAGTCGTTTACACCAAAGAAGACGAAACAGCAGACAGGTATATTGAAAGGCTTCTCGGTCGGTATGCAAGCCGTAGAAATGTTTGGGTTGCTACGGGAGATGCAGTGGAACAATCGATGGCATTGGGGCGAGGTGCCTGCAGAGTCACTGTTAGGGAACTATATCACCAAGTGAAAGTAGCATCCAAAGATAGAAAAAAACATTACCGCCCTCCCGTAGAAGAAAACCACCTGGATGGAAGATTAAGTGAAGATATTCGACGGAGATTAGAACGAATGCGTAGAGAAAAATGGTAA
- a CDS encoding DUF1573 domain-containing protein, whose translation MKDLACQQFQDAVAEFLIRHQSILDILSKSQESNARVNRAVVKAVTDCGCIQIKAEKKEIPPEATLADLKNLLSNHMDGELCPNCRDIIEREIGKSLFYLTALCHSMDINLYDALKREHDKVSTLRIFNFT comes from the coding sequence ATGAAAGACTTGGCCTGCCAACAGTTTCAGGATGCGGTGGCTGAATTTTTGATACGTCATCAAAGTATTCTGGACATCTTATCCAAGTCTCAGGAATCCAATGCCCGGGTTAACCGGGCGGTGGTAAAAGCCGTTACAGATTGTGGATGCATTCAAATCAAAGCGGAAAAAAAAGAGATACCGCCAGAGGCTACTCTAGCTGATCTCAAAAATCTTCTGAGCAACCACATGGATGGAGAGTTATGTCCAAATTGCCGTGATATTATTGAAAGAGAAATTGGAAAATCGCTTTTTTATCTAACGGCCTTATGCCACAGTATGGATATCAATCTGTACGATGCTTTAAAACGGGAACATGATAAAGTTTCCACCTTAAGAATATTCAACTTCACGTAA
- a CDS encoding Mini-ribonuclease 3 yields the protein MTESVIKRRPAELPSPLALAYLGDAVYELQVRKFLIQSGILKVQKLHRLAVELVKAPAQLQLLRWLEGQLDEEELEWVRRGRNADSGKCPKSTDVQTYRLATGFECLVGYWSLQSPERLMLLEPYLKSWLDARSGHATKKEVSVDC from the coding sequence ATGACCGAGAGCGTAATAAAGCGTAGGCCTGCAGAACTGCCTTCGCCTCTTGCCCTTGCTTATCTGGGTGATGCTGTTTACGAGCTGCAGGTAAGGAAATTTTTGATTCAATCAGGTATATTGAAAGTGCAAAAGCTGCATCGACTGGCTGTAGAGCTTGTAAAAGCGCCAGCACAATTGCAACTTCTTCGCTGGTTAGAAGGACAATTGGATGAAGAAGAGCTCGAATGGGTTCGCCGAGGCAGAAATGCTGACTCTGGGAAGTGCCCCAAATCGACAGACGTACAAACGTACCGACTTGCTACAGGTTTTGAATGTCTCGTTGGATACTGGTCTTTACAAAGCCCAGAGCGATTGATGCTTCTCGAACCTTATCTGAAGAGCTGGTTAGATGCAAGAAGCGGCCATGCAACGAAGAAAGAAGTTTCAGTTGATTGTTAA
- the ispD gene encoding 2-C-methyl-D-erythritol 4-phosphate cytidylyltransferase, protein MSNEATAVIIVAAGQGKRMGANKNKVLLPLYLKPIIAWTLEGFIQVGQEIGSIVLVAHKDDLAYLQGLIDGNGWANRVELVEGGSERIDSVQRGLEALEGKGYQWVAVHDGARPLFTPSLIARCIEKAKLKGSAVASVPVKDTIKEASSEGVVTRTPDRKGLYAIQTPQIFSYPELVQAYKKLEEIKNTSEVIPTDDAMVMEWAGHSVFLALGDYENIKITTPEDLLIAEAILQKRHDLVGADRRISKENRVGLGYDVHRLVAGRDLILGGVHIPYEKGLLGHSDADVLLHAIKDAILGAAGLGDIGRHFPDSDETYKGISSLLLLQKVAQIVEKEQWQIQNIDATVVAQRPKLAPYIAEMVKNISEALGIKEGQVNIKATTTEGLGFAGTGEGMAAYATVLLQNR, encoded by the coding sequence TTGTCTAATGAGGCTACGGCGGTCATAATTGTTGCCGCTGGACAGGGAAAGAGGATGGGGGCCAATAAGAACAAAGTATTGCTTCCTCTCTATTTAAAGCCTATAATCGCTTGGACTTTAGAAGGTTTTATACAAGTAGGTCAAGAGATTGGTTCAATTGTCCTAGTCGCTCACAAAGACGATTTAGCTTACCTCCAAGGCCTGATCGACGGCAATGGATGGGCAAACCGTGTAGAACTTGTTGAAGGCGGCTCTGAACGAATTGATTCTGTGCAACGAGGCTTAGAGGCTCTCGAAGGAAAAGGATATCAATGGGTGGCCGTGCACGATGGGGCGCGGCCCCTTTTCACGCCGTCCTTAATAGCTCGATGCATAGAAAAGGCGAAACTGAAAGGCTCTGCAGTAGCATCGGTACCTGTAAAAGATACAATCAAAGAAGCCTCCTCAGAAGGTGTTGTCACGCGAACGCCTGATCGAAAGGGCCTCTATGCGATACAGACGCCACAGATTTTTTCCTACCCTGAACTCGTACAAGCGTATAAGAAGCTAGAAGAAATAAAAAATACAAGCGAAGTTATACCAACCGATGATGCCATGGTAATGGAATGGGCAGGTCATAGCGTTTTTTTGGCGCTAGGAGACTATGAAAATATTAAAATCACCACACCGGAAGATTTACTTATTGCAGAAGCAATATTACAAAAACGTCATGACCTGGTAGGTGCAGATAGACGAATAAGCAAAGAAAACCGGGTAGGCTTAGGCTATGATGTACACCGACTTGTAGCAGGACGAGACCTTATCTTAGGTGGTGTTCACATTCCCTACGAAAAAGGCCTTCTTGGTCACTCTGATGCCGATGTGCTTTTACATGCCATTAAAGACGCTATCTTAGGTGCCGCCGGTCTCGGCGATATCGGTCGACACTTCCCTGACAGTGACGAAACTTATAAAGGGATCTCTAGTTTGCTATTACTTCAAAAGGTTGCTCAGATTGTAGAAAAAGAGCAATGGCAAATTCAAAATATTGATGCGACAGTTGTTGCCCAAAGGCCTAAATTAGCGCCTTATATTGCTGAGATGGTGAAAAATATCAGTGAAGCCTTAGGTATCAAAGAAGGGCAAGTCAATATTAAAGCAACAACAACAGAAGGCCTAGGTTTTGCCGGAACCGGTGAGGGCATGGCTGCCTATGCTACTGTTTTATTGCAGAATCGATAA
- a CDS encoding PIN/TRAM domain-containing protein → MMRNVMRFLISIFTLAAGSSFVYYLIFELNLFNDYMGYLAKHALLAFLTLVFGLIGYLIAPQVMERFMIMTAWMEHKLQHTPIQELVGGAIGLIVGLIIANLLDASVSGLPWFGTYLSVAVSLVLGYVGMRLGVKKREEIQGYINVIPKFGAAKERFQTQQREKKPDSCYKVLDTSVIIDGRIADICKSGFLDGTLVIPAFVLEELQHIADSSDLLKRNRGRRGLDVLNKIRKELDVNVEIDQRDYDDLSEVDSKLVRLCQELGGQIITNDYNLNKVAELQGVKVLNINELANALKPVVLPGEEMTVQVIKDGKETGQGVAYLDDGTMIVVDGGRRFMGQTISVLVTSVLQTAAGRMIFAKPKSGDGKKEVPTQTATLSEVNAIV, encoded by the coding sequence ATAATGCGTAACGTAATGCGGTTCCTAATCTCAATTTTCACATTGGCAGCAGGTTCTTCATTTGTTTATTATCTTATTTTTGAATTGAATCTATTTAATGACTATATGGGTTATTTGGCAAAGCATGCCTTACTTGCCTTTTTAACACTTGTTTTTGGACTCATAGGGTATTTAATTGCGCCTCAAGTGATGGAGCGGTTTATGATCATGACAGCTTGGATGGAACACAAACTACAACACACGCCGATTCAAGAGCTTGTGGGCGGTGCAATTGGACTTATTGTTGGCTTAATTATTGCCAACCTTCTTGATGCTTCTGTATCTGGTCTTCCTTGGTTTGGAACGTATCTATCAGTAGCCGTATCCCTTGTTCTAGGGTATGTAGGCATGAGACTCGGTGTTAAGAAAAGAGAAGAGATTCAAGGCTACATTAATGTAATCCCAAAATTCGGTGCAGCAAAAGAACGTTTTCAGACACAGCAGCGAGAAAAAAAGCCCGATTCTTGTTACAAAGTTTTAGATACCAGTGTCATTATTGATGGTCGGATTGCAGACATCTGCAAAAGTGGATTTCTAGATGGGACGCTGGTTATACCGGCTTTTGTTTTAGAAGAGCTGCAGCACATTGCCGACTCATCTGATTTATTAAAAAGGAATCGAGGTCGTCGCGGACTAGATGTGTTGAACAAGATACGAAAAGAACTCGATGTGAACGTTGAAATTGACCAACGAGATTATGACGATCTTTCTGAAGTAGACTCTAAGCTTGTTCGTCTATGTCAAGAACTAGGCGGTCAAATTATTACCAATGACTACAACTTGAACAAAGTTGCTGAGCTGCAAGGCGTAAAAGTACTCAATATTAATGAGTTGGCGAACGCTTTAAAGCCTGTCGTATTACCAGGTGAAGAGATGACGGTACAAGTCATTAAAGATGGTAAAGAGACGGGGCAGGGCGTTGCTTATCTTGACGACGGAACGATGATTGTCGTCGATGGCGGCCGTCGTTTTATGGGACAGACAATCAGTGTACTCGTGACTTCTGTTTTACAAACAGCGGCAGGGAGAATGATATTTGCCAAACCCAAATCAGGTGACGGCAAAAAAGAAGTGCCAACACAAACAGCTACACTCAGTGAGGTGAATGCGATTGTCTAA
- the gltX gene encoding glutamate--tRNA ligase yields the protein MTEPIRVRFAPSPTGPLHIGGARSALFNYLLARRYGGQFIVRIEDTDLERSNKESEQNILESLRWLGIHWDEGIEMGGDHGPYRQTERLESYQKGVEQLLAQGHAYRCYCSEEELEAERQAFLAKGELPRYSGKCRTLQKEKEQEYVEEGRKAVIRFRVPEQGTIAVDDLVRGHVSFDCAGIGDYVIVKSDGIPTYNYAVVIDDASMEITHVIRGEEHLSNTPRQLLIYRALQLKEPRFAHVSLILGKDRSKMSKRHGSTSVVAYRSQGYLPEALINFLVLLGWSPEGEEEIFPLEELVRQFSLDRVAKNPAVFDLDKLNWLNGLYIRKTPVDRLVKMALPYLQEAGYIPVELTEDDHRKVTMMMEALQEKLAYVGQVQDYGALFFAETVTLENEEAKKILQEEQVPRLLESFLAKLEEDRDMEPAAIKKMLKEVNKETKISGKALFMPLRVALSGQQQGPDLPYLIALLGKEGVRNRLRQTTAQAGLSLSI from the coding sequence ATGACAGAGCCAATTCGTGTTCGTTTTGCTCCCAGTCCGACAGGTCCTTTGCATATAGGAGGCGCTCGTTCCGCACTTTTTAACTACCTTCTGGCGCGACGTTATGGTGGACAATTTATCGTGCGCATAGAAGATACTGACTTAGAACGCTCAAACAAAGAAAGTGAACAAAACATCTTAGAATCGCTTCGTTGGTTGGGGATTCATTGGGACGAAGGCATAGAAATGGGAGGCGATCATGGGCCCTATCGCCAAACAGAGCGCCTAGAAAGCTATCAAAAAGGCGTGGAGCAGCTGTTAGCACAAGGTCACGCCTATCGTTGTTATTGTTCTGAAGAAGAACTTGAAGCAGAGCGACAAGCCTTTCTAGCCAAAGGAGAACTGCCTCGCTACAGTGGAAAGTGCCGCACCTTGCAAAAAGAAAAAGAACAAGAGTACGTAGAAGAAGGACGAAAAGCAGTCATTCGCTTCCGCGTTCCTGAACAAGGGACAATCGCTGTCGACGATCTTGTCCGCGGTCATGTATCCTTTGACTGTGCTGGAATCGGAGACTATGTCATCGTAAAATCAGATGGCATTCCCACTTACAATTATGCCGTTGTAATAGACGATGCTTCCATGGAGATTACCCATGTTATCCGTGGCGAAGAGCATTTATCGAATACGCCCCGTCAACTGCTGATCTATCGAGCCTTACAGTTAAAAGAACCTCGCTTTGCTCATGTTTCACTGATTCTTGGCAAAGATCGCTCAAAGATGAGTAAGCGTCATGGCTCTACTTCTGTGGTGGCCTATCGCTCTCAAGGTTATTTGCCGGAAGCCTTGATCAACTTTCTTGTTTTATTAGGATGGTCACCAGAAGGAGAAGAAGAAATCTTCCCTCTCGAAGAGCTGGTTCGTCAATTTTCTTTAGATAGAGTTGCGAAAAATCCAGCCGTATTCGATTTAGACAAGCTGAACTGGTTAAACGGTCTCTATATTCGCAAGACCCCTGTGGACCGACTTGTCAAGATGGCTCTCCCTTACTTACAAGAGGCGGGCTATATTCCAGTAGAGCTTACGGAAGATGATCATAGGAAAGTAACCATGATGATGGAAGCTCTGCAAGAGAAGCTTGCCTATGTAGGACAAGTTCAAGATTACGGCGCTCTCTTTTTTGCAGAAACAGTGACCCTAGAAAATGAAGAAGCCAAAAAGATCTTGCAAGAAGAACAGGTACCGCGACTGCTAGAAAGTTTTCTTGCGAAGCTGGAAGAAGACAGAGACATGGAACCTGCTGCGATCAAAAAAATGCTAAAAGAAGTGAACAAAGAAACGAAAATATCAGGGAAAGCCCTTTTTATGCCTTTGCGAGTGGCTTTATCAGGACAACAACAAGGCCCTGATCTTCCCTACTTGATTGCCCTTCTTGGCAAAGAAGGCGTCCGCAATCGGCTTCGTCAGACTACAGCACAAGCTGGACTCTCTTTGTCCATCTAA
- a CDS encoding FAD-dependent thymidylate synthase, with amino-acid sequence MKISNFESTGLEKVARWIEGNQIVNIDESSLKHILKTVNISFVLEGINRIQSTLLCELKDSYVQQSQRYVTMNINSYSLPKLNDSAKNNQALDLTTRAFQLYERMTQLKDSSFRGRPRVENYLYGIPIEDARYILPLSTFTNLCVAMSGDKIVDLFCLINDKKYATIFKELREELLLRLPANLIMLLPQGKDNEYNRTIVESFYKEDLDKINDLSGVVLLNHFRDIEMKVGLGALASTLKGTPSQQIALWGPGAPQKARGVVERVLGYGHESIAEQARTTFGMMCSLVTYHQQLRHRLSQNHREDFSILIQEKERKVKIPESIVNSKFYQEFVELVDEIKEFRAEIANEEGYEKAFSFLLNCDQIKLIISTNARMDISMLADRTCMNAQWEIRELAIKKLNILRTLSNVLYEKSLPTCVHGTCREGKLSCGQQLKVREMFLTNSSKS; translated from the coding sequence TTGAAAATATCTAATTTCGAATCAACGGGTTTGGAGAAGGTGGCTCGATGGATTGAAGGCAACCAAATAGTAAATATTGACGAGTCGTCATTGAAGCACATTTTAAAAACTGTAAACATTTCTTTTGTACTTGAGGGTATTAATCGGATTCAAAGTACATTACTATGTGAGCTTAAAGATTCCTACGTACAACAAAGTCAAAGATATGTTACAATGAACATAAACTCTTATAGCCTCCCTAAACTTAACGATAGTGCAAAAAATAACCAAGCTCTTGATTTGACCACGAGAGCATTTCAACTGTATGAGAGAATGACCCAATTAAAAGATAGCTCTTTTAGAGGAAGACCAAGAGTTGAGAATTATCTCTACGGAATTCCTATTGAAGATGCAAGGTATATATTGCCCTTATCTACCTTTACGAACCTATGTGTAGCTATGTCTGGTGATAAGATAGTAGATCTTTTTTGCCTGATCAATGATAAAAAATACGCAACAATCTTCAAAGAATTACGAGAGGAACTACTATTACGGCTTCCTGCGAATCTGATAATGTTATTACCCCAAGGGAAGGATAACGAATATAACCGCACTATAGTAGAAAGTTTCTACAAGGAAGACCTGGATAAAATCAACGATCTCAGTGGCGTTGTTCTTCTAAACCACTTTCGTGATATTGAGATGAAAGTAGGTCTCGGTGCTTTAGCAAGCACCTTAAAAGGAACACCTTCACAACAAATAGCTCTTTGGGGTCCAGGTGCTCCTCAAAAAGCGAGAGGTGTAGTTGAGAGGGTACTAGGTTATGGACATGAAAGCATAGCAGAGCAGGCGAGAACAACTTTTGGTATGATGTGTAGTCTTGTAACGTATCATCAACAGCTAAGGCATAGGCTTTCACAAAATCATCGAGAAGACTTTTCAATACTGATACAAGAAAAAGAAAGGAAGGTGAAAATCCCCGAAAGTATTGTCAATTCGAAGTTTTATCAGGAGTTTGTAGAACTGGTAGATGAGATTAAGGAATTTCGAGCAGAAATCGCGAATGAAGAAGGCTATGAAAAAGCATTTTCTTTTCTATTAAATTGCGATCAAATAAAGCTAATTATCTCAACCAATGCGAGAATGGATATTTCTATGTTGGCAGATAGGACTTGCATGAATGCTCAATGGGAGATAAGAGAGTTAGCGATAAAAAAACTTAATATTTTGCGTACATTATCAAATGTACTTTACGAGAAGTCCCTTCCGACTTGTGTACACGGTACCTGTAGAGAAGGAAAACTTTCCTGTGGTCAACAGTTAAAAGTGAGAGAAATGTTTCTGACGAATAGCTCTAAAAGCTAA
- a CDS encoding CarD family transcriptional regulator, translating into MFSIGDKVVYPMHGAGVIEAIEEREVLGEKRHYYVMRLSVGNMRIMIPLTNVEEIGLRQIANKEDINKIIKILQEKKSSLSGNWHRRYRTNLDKMKSGDIFAVAEVVRNLVRRDQEKGLSTGEKKLLESARQILISELVLLQDDRPEQVEDMLSDLFA; encoded by the coding sequence GTGTTTTCAATTGGTGACAAGGTAGTTTATCCCATGCACGGTGCTGGTGTAATTGAGGCGATCGAAGAAAGAGAAGTACTCGGAGAAAAACGTCACTATTATGTCATGCGTCTATCGGTTGGCAACATGCGTATCATGATTCCCCTTACCAATGTCGAGGAAATCGGTTTACGACAAATCGCAAACAAAGAAGATATCAACAAAATCATAAAAATATTACAAGAAAAAAAATCTTCTCTTTCAGGTAACTGGCATCGAAGGTATCGAACCAATCTAGATAAAATGAAAAGCGGCGACATCTTTGCCGTTGCTGAAGTCGTTCGCAATCTTGTGCGAAGAGATCAAGAAAAAGGCTTATCAACAGGCGAGAAAAAGCTACTAGAAAGCGCCCGGCAAATTCTAATCAGCGAACTTGTGCTTCTGCAAGACGATAGGCCGGAACAAGTGGAAGATATGCTATCAGATCTTTTTGCTTAA
- the rlmB gene encoding 23S rRNA (guanosine(2251)-2'-O)-methyltransferase RlmB, with product MMKGKKRSTNSPRSPRLSQSSKQEQEQREDLLVGRQPVLEALKGNRSINKLIIAKGAREGSIREIVALAKEQSIPIIEVDRNALDIQADTRNHQGVMAYVASISYVDISEILDQARAKGEAPFVLILDGLEDPHNVGALLRTAECAGVHGVILPKRRGVGITSTVAKAAAGATEHMLIARVTNLVMAVEELKKEGLWMIGSVVEGEKPYYQQDFSGPLGLIVGSEGKGISRLLQSKCDFLVTIPMNGKVQSLNASVAGALLMYERMRIHQGSQALQSELTDARHSHR from the coding sequence ATGATGAAAGGAAAAAAGCGTTCGACAAACTCGCCTCGTTCACCTCGTTTGTCACAGTCATCGAAGCAGGAGCAAGAGCAAAGAGAAGATCTACTTGTAGGTCGTCAACCTGTCCTAGAAGCCCTAAAAGGAAATCGTTCTATCAACAAACTTATCATTGCCAAAGGGGCACGAGAGGGTTCGATTCGTGAAATTGTAGCCCTTGCGAAAGAACAGTCCATACCAATTATAGAAGTGGATCGCAATGCTCTTGATATACAAGCCGATACACGAAACCACCAAGGTGTAATGGCTTACGTTGCTTCTATTTCGTATGTCGACATTTCTGAAATACTAGATCAAGCCAGAGCCAAAGGAGAAGCTCCCTTTGTATTGATTCTAGACGGCTTAGAAGATCCCCATAATGTAGGAGCTCTTTTGCGTACAGCAGAATGCGCCGGTGTTCATGGTGTCATTTTGCCTAAGCGAAGAGGTGTGGGCATTACGAGTACAGTAGCGAAAGCCGCAGCTGGAGCTACCGAGCATATGCTTATTGCTAGAGTTACCAACTTAGTCATGGCTGTAGAAGAGCTGAAAAAAGAAGGTCTCTGGATGATTGGAAGTGTTGTAGAGGGAGAAAAACCTTATTACCAACAAGATTTTAGTGGACCCTTAGGTCTTATCGTTGGTAGTGAAGGAAAAGGCATATCGCGGCTACTACAGAGCAAGTGCGATTTTCTCGTGACCATTCCTATGAACGGGAAAGTACAATCTTTAAATGCCTCCGTAGCAGGCGCCTTGTTGATGTACGAAAGAATGCGAATTCACCAGGGAAGTCAGGCTTTGCAGAGTGAACTTACCGATGCAAGACATTCTCATCGTTGA
- the cysS gene encoding cysteine--tRNA ligase, whose protein sequence is MSLRVYNSLHQKKETFVPYKAGQVRIYVCGPTTYDYIHLGNARPFVVFDTIRRYLEFIGYEVTYIQNFTDVDDKIINRAKELGEDPLVLSARFIEEYYKDASALNIKKASKHPKVSDHLPEIIEMIEKLIQGGHAYEVDGDVYFHIPAFESYGRLSGRTLEDLQAGARVEVDNRKKHAMDFALWKAAKKGEPAWDSPWGPGRPGWHIECSAMALKYLGEQFDIHGGGQDLIFPHHENEIAQSEACIGSGPMAKYWIHNGFITINQEKMSKSLGNFFTLRQILEKFSGEVIRFYLLSTHYRSPLDFDDSKLEAARKGLERLRTSRQLLQEKLDQKLEKEPVESESLPQIHALKEQLQKTKDGFYEAMNDDFNTALALSLLFDLARETNSLLHQNISFTSAEVRALLQEVKETFDSFTTVFGLQFESVKNEDQEGVVDGLLQLIIAIRAEARKKKDWATADQIRQGLDQLGILIEDTAQGTRWKKK, encoded by the coding sequence GTGAGTCTCAGAGTATACAACAGTCTACATCAGAAAAAAGAGACGTTTGTTCCGTATAAAGCAGGGCAAGTGCGTATTTATGTTTGCGGACCGACAACCTATGATTATATTCATCTAGGAAACGCCAGACCCTTTGTTGTATTTGATACAATACGTCGATATTTAGAGTTTATAGGCTATGAAGTTACCTATATTCAAAACTTTACTGACGTAGATGACAAAATTATCAATCGCGCGAAAGAGCTGGGAGAAGATCCCTTGGTTCTTTCCGCTCGCTTTATCGAAGAATACTACAAAGATGCAAGTGCCCTTAACATTAAAAAGGCGAGCAAACATCCGAAAGTGAGCGATCACTTACCAGAAATTATCGAAATGATAGAAAAGCTGATTCAAGGCGGTCATGCTTACGAAGTGGATGGCGATGTCTACTTTCACATTCCCGCTTTTGAAAGCTATGGTCGCTTATCAGGGCGAACCCTGGAAGACTTACAAGCCGGAGCTCGAGTAGAAGTAGATAACCGAAAAAAACATGCCATGGACTTTGCCCTCTGGAAAGCAGCTAAAAAAGGAGAGCCAGCCTGGGATAGTCCCTGGGGGCCGGGACGACCAGGATGGCATATTGAGTGCTCTGCCATGGCCTTAAAATACTTAGGTGAACAATTTGATATTCATGGTGGAGGACAAGATCTTATCTTTCCTCATCACGAAAACGAAATTGCCCAATCAGAAGCTTGCATAGGCTCTGGACCGATGGCTAAATATTGGATTCACAATGGCTTTATAACAATTAATCAAGAAAAAATGTCGAAGTCACTCGGGAACTTTTTTACGCTACGACAGATTCTAGAGAAATTTTCAGGAGAAGTCATTCGATTTTACCTTCTTTCGACGCATTACCGAAGTCCCTTAGATTTCGATGATAGCAAGCTAGAAGCAGCTCGGAAAGGCTTAGAACGTTTGCGCACAAGCAGACAACTGCTACAAGAGAAGTTGGATCAAAAGTTAGAGAAAGAACCTGTTGAAAGCGAGTCTTTACCGCAAATTCATGCTCTCAAAGAGCAGCTACAAAAAACAAAAGATGGCTTCTATGAAGCAATGAACGATGACTTTAACACGGCCCTTGCGCTTTCTCTCCTCTTCGATCTCGCTCGTGAAACGAATAGTTTATTACATCAGAACATTTCTTTTACCAGTGCAGAAGTCCGCGCATTGCTGCAAGAAGTCAAAGAAACCTTTGATAGTTTCACAACTGTCTTTGGCTTGCAGTTTGAATCAGTGAAGAATGAAGACCAAGAAGGCGTCGTTGATGGATTGTTGCAACTTATCATCGCCATCCGTGCAGAAGCAAGAAAAAAGAAAGATTGGGCAACAGCCGATCAGATTCGTCAAGGTTTAGATCAGTTGGGCATCCTAATCGAAGATACTGCCCAAGGAACGCGTTGGAAGAAAAAATGA